TTATAAGGTCAAAACCTCTATTATATTTGCACAAAATTATAAGACAAATTAAACTTTTAATTAAGTCAAATGGATTTATCAGTAGTAGTACCTGCAGCAATTGGTGCGTTTACTATCGTGATTTTGCTTTTGGTATTTATGTTGCTTTTCGCTCAGTCTAAATTAGTTCAGAGTGGTGACGTATCTATCGTAGTAAACGGTGACGAAAGTAACCCAGTTGTAGTAGCAGCAGGATCAACACTGCTCACTACACTTTCGGCTCAAAAAATCTTCTTACCATCAGCTTGTGGTGGTGGAGGTACTTGTGCCATGTGTAAGTGTAAAGTGCCAGAAGGTGGAGGTGATGTACTTCCAACAGAGGTAGGACACTTGAGCAGAAAAGAGCAAGCAGAGAAAGTACGTCTTGCATGTCAGGTGAAAGTAAAGAATGACATGCAAATTGAGATACCTGAAGAAATCTTTGGAATTAAGAAATGGGAATGCGAGGTAGTTTCTAACTACAACGTAGCCTCTTTCATTAAGGAGTTTGTTGTAAAGCTTCCTGAAGGAGAGATTCTTGACTTCCAAGCTGGTGGGTATATTCAAATTGACGTTCCTGAGATTACAGTTGACTTCAAAGACATGGACATCACGGCTCACCCACGTATGGGTAAAAAGCCAGATGAGTTCCAAGATGAGTGGGACAAATTCGGTCTTTGGGATCTTAAGATGAAGAACGACGAAGAAATCTTCCGTGCTTACTCTATGGCTAACCACCCTGCTGAGGGTAATATCGTGATGTTGAACATCCGTATTGCAACTCCACCATGGGATAAAGCTAAGAACGGTTGGATGGATGTAAATCCAGGTATTTGTTCTTCTTACATCTTCTCAAGAAAACCAGGAGACAAAGTAACTATTTCAGGTCCTTACGGTGAGTTCTTCATCAAAGATACTGACAAAGAAATGATCTACGTTGGTGGTGGTGCAGGTATGGCGCCAATGCGTTCGCACTTATTCCACTTATTCCACACGTTGAAATCAGGTAGAAAAGTATCTTTCTGGTACGGTGGTCGTTCTAAGAGAGAATTGTTCTACACTGAAGATTTCAGAAAAATTGAAGAGGAATTCCCTAACTTCAAGTTCTACCAAGTATTGTCTGATCCTATGGAAGAAGACAACTGGAAGGCAAAAGACGGTTTGGAAGGAGAAGGCGATGGTTTCTTAGGTTTCGTTCACCAAGCGTTGATCGATAACTACCTAGGTAAGCACGAAGATCCAGAAGATATCGAATTCTACTTCTGTGGTCCTCCAATGATGAACGCTGCTGTTATCAAAATGTGTGATGACTTTGGTGTTCCTCCTGAGAACGTATTGTTTGACGACTTCGGTGGTTGATAAATACCATTCTGATATACAGAAATCCCCTTTGCAGCAATGCGAAGGGGATTTTTTTGTATTAAATTGTAGCTATGGAAGCCAAAGTTGCAGATATCTTATTCGAGCGAATTCAGAAAGAAGCCATGATCGCTTTTGTACAGAAGAATGATCAGAATTTTTCTGAAGCCATAGATTTAGTCTTAGGGAATCAGTATCCTCTTTCATGGAGAGCATCTTGGATTTTAGGACATGCCATGAAAAAGAATGATGGGCGTATCAGACCTTATGTGGATAAGCTAATTGACTTGATAGAACCTGCAGAACATGATGGGCAACAGAGGGAGCTTATGAAGCTTTTATTCAAGATGAAGTTAGATGAAGAACAAGAAGGAAAGCTCTTTGATATCTGTATGAATCTTTGGGAAAAAATAGGGAAAACGCCTTCGGTAAGATCTACAGCTTTCAAGTTCATTTTAGATATTATCAAAAAATATCCAGAACTGAAGGAGGAAATAGCTTTTGTGATGGAACCACAATATATAGAACCGCTTTCTCCAGGAATTCAACGATCAATTAAAAAGCAATTGGCAGCTATTAATATGAAGGTTGTTGAATAGTTTAAACGGTTGCTTGTGTAACTATTTATTTGTTGCGTTCGTATTTAAGAATTCAACATCAATTGAATATATGGATACGAATAATATCTATGAAGGCTCAAATACAAAAGCCTTCTTTAATTTAGCTTGGATTTCATTTGGAATTTCTTTCGTGGGAACAATGATTGGGATATACATTTTAGAAGTATCTCTACCAGCTAAAGGCTTCTTTTTAATGTCTTATTTGTTTAGTGTTTCCTCATGCTTTACGGTAGCAAAAGTAGTGAGAGATAAACAAGAGGCAGAACGTATCATTCGAAAGGTGGAAAAAGCGAAGACTGAAAAAATGATAAATGATTATGTCTCTTCAGAGGCTAATTAATCTGAAATTAAAAAGAGTTATTCACATAGGCTGTGGATAACTCTTTTTTTGTGGATAAGTCATACTAAAATTAGCAAATAGAAGAATAACCTCCGTTTATTTCTTTGACTCCCAATCGTTGATCGAAGTTAATATCAACACGCCCGAGGTTGATACCTGCCCAACCTGTTTGTACAATCATCACTTCTTTACCATTCTTATTTTTGACTTTATCTGGAGTGGTAAGGAATGTATGTGTGTGACCTCCGATAATGAGATCAATATGTTCACTGTTTGCCGCAATTTTTGTATCGCTCACAATCTCAGGATTACGGTAATTGTAACC
The sequence above is drawn from the Sediminitomix flava genome and encodes:
- the nqrF gene encoding NADH:ubiquinone reductase (Na(+)-transporting) subunit F, producing MDLSVVVPAAIGAFTIVILLLVFMLLFAQSKLVQSGDVSIVVNGDESNPVVVAAGSTLLTTLSAQKIFLPSACGGGGTCAMCKCKVPEGGGDVLPTEVGHLSRKEQAEKVRLACQVKVKNDMQIEIPEEIFGIKKWECEVVSNYNVASFIKEFVVKLPEGEILDFQAGGYIQIDVPEITVDFKDMDITAHPRMGKKPDEFQDEWDKFGLWDLKMKNDEEIFRAYSMANHPAEGNIVMLNIRIATPPWDKAKNGWMDVNPGICSSYIFSRKPGDKVTISGPYGEFFIKDTDKEMIYVGGGAGMAPMRSHLFHLFHTLKSGRKVSFWYGGRSKRELFYTEDFRKIEEEFPNFKFYQVLSDPMEEDNWKAKDGLEGEGDGFLGFVHQALIDNYLGKHEDPEDIEFYFCGPPMMNAAVIKMCDDFGVPPENVLFDDFGG
- a CDS encoding YiaA/YiaB family inner membrane protein, with protein sequence MDTNNIYEGSNTKAFFNLAWISFGISFVGTMIGIYILEVSLPAKGFFLMSYLFSVSSCFTVAKVVRDKQEAERIIRKVEKAKTEKMINDYVSSEAN